Proteins co-encoded in one Leptospiraceae bacterium genomic window:
- a CDS encoding ABC transporter ATP-binding protein has product MKIFRRLLSYSLKYKYRFVAGILFAILTALINASSITILIPLFDALGTEKKTDFKLEYTVPEYNILIKEKMFGRHSLDGLEKIKRFIIVLKFRVNTKIRDLDSTEIVWTICKLIVPLYVLKMICFLLSVYCIATSGYNAVRDLRQELFMKVQTLPLTYFYKEKTGLLMSRIINDAEIIAAIISSNLRDAIINFFYVITHLVVLLYLNTELLLIASVTVPIIIYPVTLFTKKISKSTSKFQERMADLNANVQEMISGIRVIRSFSMEDYEMGKFEEINTKLSHRNFKGQFYLQVAPGLVELTSSLVVLGFFAIGAKLIFNGSFTQGEFMAFLLTLLFLLRPLTQLSQMFGKITQANISGERIFEIIDKKNTESHEEKSKIIVSTLKDSIKFKDIHFQYPETNSEVLHGINLEIKIGDTIAFVGSSGSGKSTLMDLIPRFYDLSVGEITFDGTNIQDYSLHDLRRKIGIVTQNIFLFHGTVAENIAYGRPNSNLTEIIHAAKLANADEFIMEMEHGYNSILGVRGLNLSGGQRQRLVIARALLRNPEILILDEATSALDAQTEKLVGEALDTLFKNRTTFIIAHRLSTIRRIPKIVVMDSGQIAEVGDHESLLAQNGLYAKLYESQFVPTQT; this is encoded by the coding sequence ATGAAAATATTCAGGCGGCTTTTATCCTATTCATTGAAATATAAATATCGTTTTGTAGCAGGAATTCTTTTTGCTATCTTGACGGCACTTATAAACGCATCCTCCATCACAATTTTAATCCCCCTTTTCGATGCATTAGGCACTGAAAAGAAAACAGACTTCAAATTAGAATACACAGTTCCCGAATACAATATATTAATCAAAGAAAAAATGTTCGGTCGTCACTCTCTAGATGGTTTGGAGAAAATAAAACGTTTCATTATAGTCTTAAAATTCCGAGTTAACACGAAAATAAGAGACTTGGACTCAACAGAAATTGTGTGGACTATCTGTAAATTAATTGTACCACTCTATGTTCTTAAAATGATTTGTTTTTTACTTTCTGTTTACTGTATTGCAACGAGTGGTTATAATGCAGTAAGGGATTTACGACAAGAATTATTTATGAAAGTTCAGACCTTACCACTAACGTATTTTTACAAAGAAAAAACGGGCTTACTCATGAGTCGGATTATAAATGATGCTGAAATTATTGCCGCAATTATTTCAAGTAACCTCCGAGATGCAATAATTAATTTCTTTTACGTAATCACTCACTTAGTTGTATTACTGTATCTCAATACAGAATTACTATTGATCGCTTCTGTCACTGTTCCTATTATTATTTACCCAGTAACTTTATTTACTAAGAAAATTTCAAAGTCAACTTCCAAATTTCAAGAAAGAATGGCAGATTTAAATGCAAATGTACAAGAAATGATTTCTGGAATTCGAGTAATTCGTAGTTTTTCAATGGAAGACTATGAAATGGGAAAATTCGAAGAAATAAATACAAAATTATCTCATCGAAATTTTAAAGGACAATTTTACTTACAAGTTGCCCCGGGTCTTGTAGAACTAACGTCCTCACTTGTTGTATTAGGATTTTTCGCCATCGGCGCAAAGTTAATATTTAATGGAAGTTTTACACAAGGTGAGTTTATGGCGTTTTTACTCACACTATTATTTTTACTTCGTCCCTTGACACAACTATCTCAAATGTTTGGGAAAATTACACAGGCAAATATCTCCGGAGAACGAATCTTCGAAATCATTGACAAAAAAAATACAGAATCCCACGAAGAAAAATCAAAAATCATAGTATCAACTCTAAAAGATTCAATAAAGTTTAAAGATATTCACTTTCAATATCCTGAAACAAACAGTGAAGTATTACACGGTATTAACCTCGAAATAAAAATTGGAGACACAATTGCATTTGTTGGTTCAAGTGGAAGCGGCAAATCTACTTTAATGGATTTAATTCCAAGATTCTATGATTTATCTGTCGGAGAAATTACTTTCGACGGAACAAATATTCAGGACTACAGCCTTCACGACCTTAGAAGAAAGATTGGAATTGTAACACAGAATATATTTTTGTTTCACGGAACCGTTGCAGAAAATATAGCTTACGGTCGACCAAATTCTAATTTAACCGAAATTATCCACGCAGCAAAACTTGCAAACGCGGATGAATTCATAATGGAGATGGAACATGGTTATAATAGTATTTTAGGAGTTCGAGGTCTAAATCTATCTGGTGGTCAAAGGCAAAGGCTTGTAATCGCAAGAGCATTACTTCGTAATCCTGAGATTTTAATATTAGATGAGGCAACTAGTGCATTAGACGCTCAAACAGAAAAACTAGTTGGAGAAGCATTAGATACTCTCTTTAAAAATAGAACAACTTTTATAATCGCACACCGTCTATCCACCATTCGCCGCATCCCAAAAATCGTAGTCATGGACTCTGGTCAAATTGCAGAAGTAGGAGATCACGAATCTCTACTAGCGCAAAATGGTCTTTATGCAAAACTCTACGAAAGCCAGTTTGTGCCTACTCAAACCTAA
- a CDS encoding energy transducer TonB, translated as MNLKLSFYVSLVFYTCMLIILYSANSKQEDITKIQIQRGTTGFISFVFSNSADGLGQNPKTEKFSSLEGTVAEEIDKIQNKISYPPQALEDGLESECEWSLVIDSRKKASQIKTIHPCKYKIFEEEFRRVISDWEFTLPENTVLQIPVKFKIQ; from the coding sequence ATGAATTTAAAATTATCTTTTTATGTCTCGCTAGTTTTTTACACTTGTATGTTGATAATATTGTATTCTGCAAATAGTAAACAAGAGGATATTACAAAAATACAAATTCAAAGAGGAACAACTGGATTTATTTCTTTTGTATTTTCTAATTCCGCAGATGGATTGGGTCAAAATCCAAAGACAGAAAAATTTTCTAGCTTAGAAGGAACGGTCGCCGAAGAGATCGATAAAATTCAAAATAAAATTTCTTATCCACCACAGGCTTTAGAGGATGGATTGGAGTCGGAATGTGAGTGGAGTCTTGTAATTGATTCGCGAAAAAAAGCATCTCAAATTAAAACGATACATCCCTGTAAGTATAAAATTTTTGAAGAAGAGTTTCGTCGAGTGATTTCGGACTGGGAATTTACTCTACCGGAAAATACAGTTTTGCAAATTCCGGTAAAATTTAAAATTCAGTAA
- a CDS encoding glycoside hydrolase family 1 protein has translation MKIKITYLIILITFVTLNSCGIKRQSQFISEFPNVDVMEFPPNFLWGTSTAAEQMEETPNSDWGKFIQDAYANKRFETMGKGLAKPGHIHNLGSYNKEEILIKTNHNVMYKEDFQMAKNMKHNSYRFSVAWDRIFPRADMKEPDKDAILYYKNLIASMKANNLYPLLTLFHFSSPAWFWEEKNGKIGWEREDALEQFEKFLRVVVDNFGEDVDHWCTLNEPMVFILGGYMQGVFPPLLERKEITDVIPLMSQLLKVHALSKKVILESDAKLGKTSIVGFTMHTRAFEPYRNYAPLDRIIAEKAEQSFIWDFVDATQTGILKVTNTDYSEEISGLKGSLDYLGINYYGRYYIKSNIFSPTKFDILFSDPDSKPEIVNDLGWEAYPYGFSYILSKSYEKYKLPIYILESGTADAAENDVKRQANLVTHIAEIWNLNRTKKADIRGYIHWSLIDNFEWAEGFEAKFGLVKVDYHNGYKRTPRPSAKLFTEIIEKGISKEMLNTYSKDYK, from the coding sequence GTGAAAATAAAAATAACTTACCTAATCATTCTTATAACTTTCGTTACTTTGAATTCCTGTGGAATTAAAAGACAATCGCAATTCATTTCCGAATTTCCAAATGTAGATGTGATGGAGTTTCCCCCTAATTTCCTTTGGGGAACTTCTACTGCCGCAGAGCAAATGGAAGAAACTCCCAACAGTGATTGGGGTAAATTTATTCAAGATGCTTATGCAAATAAACGTTTCGAAACTATGGGGAAAGGACTCGCCAAACCGGGTCATATTCACAACCTCGGAAGTTATAACAAAGAAGAAATTCTAATAAAAACGAATCATAATGTAATGTACAAAGAAGACTTCCAAATGGCGAAAAATATGAAACATAATTCTTATCGTTTTTCTGTTGCTTGGGATAGAATTTTTCCACGTGCAGACATGAAAGAACCGGATAAAGATGCAATTTTATATTATAAAAATTTAATAGCGTCCATGAAGGCTAATAATCTTTATCCGCTACTTACACTTTTTCATTTTTCAAGCCCTGCTTGGTTTTGGGAAGAAAAAAACGGAAAAATCGGATGGGAAAGAGAAGATGCATTAGAACAATTCGAAAAATTCCTACGTGTGGTAGTAGACAACTTCGGCGAAGATGTTGATCACTGGTGTACATTAAACGAACCAATGGTATTTATTCTCGGCGGATATATGCAAGGAGTATTTCCTCCTTTATTAGAAAGAAAAGAAATAACAGATGTTATCCCCCTAATGTCACAATTACTAAAAGTCCATGCACTTTCTAAAAAAGTAATTCTAGAATCAGACGCAAAACTAGGTAAAACAAGTATTGTTGGATTTACTATGCATACCCGCGCATTTGAGCCTTACAGAAATTATGCTCCACTCGATCGTATTATTGCGGAGAAAGCAGAACAATCATTTATCTGGGATTTTGTAGATGCAACCCAAACAGGAATTTTAAAGGTAACTAATACAGATTATTCAGAAGAAATTTCCGGACTAAAGGGAAGCCTTGATTACCTCGGAATTAACTACTATGGTAGATATTACATCAAGTCTAATATCTTTTCTCCTACAAAGTTTGATATTTTGTTTTCTGATCCTGATAGCAAACCAGAAATAGTAAACGATTTAGGATGGGAGGCATATCCATACGGATTTTCATATATACTTTCAAAATCCTATGAAAAATACAAATTGCCGATTTATATTCTTGAAAGTGGCACTGCGGATGCGGCAGAAAATGACGTTAAGCGACAAGCTAACTTAGTAACACATATTGCTGAGATATGGAATCTAAATCGAACTAAAAAAGCGGATATTCGTGGTTATATTCATTGGTCTTTAATTGACAATTTTGAATGGGCAGAAGGGTTTGAAGCAAAATTTGGTCTAGTAAAAGTAGACTATCACAACGGTTACAAACGTACTCCTAGACCAAGTGCAAAACTTTTTACTGAAATTATTGAAAAAGGTATTTCAAAAGAAATGCTAAATACTTATAGTAAAGATTATAAATAG
- a CDS encoding cyclic nucleotide-binding domain-containing protein, translating to MQIVNLFGTKKESPRLRQLKSLLLFETLNAKELKIVDSLLHERHYLKDEVIFDTGEEGQALYIILQGKILICHQGQGEAGKIAELEQGRLFGELALLDNFPRSTQTKALEDSNLAVFFRDDFLGLLETHAVIASKISLQLARHIGKRLRETVSSTGVRIE from the coding sequence ATGCAAATTGTGAATTTATTTGGAACAAAAAAAGAATCTCCTCGATTGCGGCAACTCAAATCACTTTTACTTTTCGAAACTTTGAACGCAAAAGAATTAAAAATAGTTGATAGTCTTTTGCATGAGCGACATTATTTAAAAGATGAGGTAATTTTTGATACCGGTGAGGAAGGGCAAGCTCTATATATTATTCTTCAGGGGAAAATACTCATTTGCCACCAAGGTCAGGGAGAGGCTGGAAAAATTGCAGAGTTAGAGCAAGGTAGATTGTTTGGCGAATTGGCACTTCTCGATAATTTTCCTCGGTCTACTCAAACAAAAGCATTGGAAGATTCTAATTTGGCTGTGTTTTTTAGGGATGATTTTTTAGGACTTCTAGAAACCCATGCAGTGATTGCATCTAAAATTTCTCTGCAATTAGCGAGACATATCGGGAAAAGACTTCGTGAAACAGTTTCTAGCACGGGGGTCCGAATTGAATAA
- a CDS encoding AI-2E family transporter, with protein MNKSAGPVVWVGIISITCILLFLFQKILWLVVPFLLGLIIYYLLSPIMNRLVLVGFSKETSVAITMGGFFSIIGIISLILFPYLSTQLLFWKDSMSRYLEGGIILLQSTLLALEKKFSYLDKVDLSENVNLKITEFTNTFAEHYLTDFIVTLSSWLPTLFLAPFLAFFFLRDGHRFKKFLCDAVPNAYFERTLYLLQEIDKTARSYFRGLLTLTVLDTIALAIGLWIIGISSPLLLAFIAAVFAWIPFVGSVLGCVMVVLVAATDFPLDPMIAYGAIAVFISVRMLDDFVFMPLTIGRSLHMHPLLTVLMIFVGGSVAGISGLMLVLPLLGVVMVIGETLGILISDDRLRARYEFTKNLKKRKASLDLV; from the coding sequence TTGAATAAATCAGCAGGTCCTGTTGTATGGGTTGGGATTATTTCTATTACTTGTATTCTTTTATTTTTATTTCAGAAAATTTTATGGTTAGTTGTACCATTTCTTCTAGGGTTAATTATTTATTATCTGCTTAGTCCGATTATGAATCGACTAGTTCTTGTTGGATTTAGTAAGGAAACGTCAGTTGCCATAACTATGGGTGGATTCTTTTCTATTATTGGTATAATTTCTCTTATTCTATTTCCTTATTTGAGTACCCAGCTTTTATTCTGGAAAGACTCAATGTCTCGATACTTAGAAGGAGGAATTATTTTACTTCAATCAACTCTGTTAGCGTTGGAGAAAAAATTTAGCTATTTAGATAAAGTGGATTTAAGTGAAAATGTAAATCTTAAAATTACAGAATTTACAAATACATTTGCTGAACATTACCTTACAGATTTCATTGTTACACTTAGTTCTTGGCTTCCTACTTTATTTCTTGCACCTTTTTTAGCTTTTTTCTTTTTGCGAGACGGACATCGTTTTAAAAAATTTTTATGTGATGCGGTTCCGAATGCATACTTTGAACGTACACTTTATTTATTACAAGAAATTGATAAAACGGCGCGTTCTTATTTCAGAGGACTTTTGACTTTAACTGTTCTAGATACTATTGCGCTGGCGATTGGATTGTGGATAATCGGAATATCCTCTCCACTGTTATTAGCATTTATAGCAGCAGTGTTTGCTTGGATTCCTTTTGTTGGTTCTGTTCTCGGGTGTGTGATGGTTGTGTTAGTTGCAGCTACTGATTTTCCGTTAGACCCTATGATTGCGTATGGCGCAATCGCAGTTTTTATTTCTGTTCGAATGTTAGATGATTTTGTTTTTATGCCTCTCACGATTGGTCGTAGTTTACATATGCATCCTCTTCTTACTGTCCTCATGATTTTTGTCGGAGGTTCTGTTGCGGGGATTTCTGGTCTTATGCTTGTTCTTCCGCTTTTAGGCGTTGTAATGGTTATTGGGGAGACTTTGGGAATTTTAATTTCAGATGATCGACTTAGAGCAAGATATGAATTCACAAAAAATTTAAAAAAAAGAAAAGCCTCATTGGATTTAGTTTAA
- a CDS encoding TatD family hydrolase has protein sequence MNYSLIDTHCHLDLIETQGQDISVSLEKSKAAGVKKIVQIGINLDRSQIAKRIAVETQTDIELSYTIGCHPADNIDSPEIEEISNMIDECREEKNFVGIGEIGLDYFHKNETKESQLKTFHHFMEMSAKHSLPVVIHSRDAAEDTYQVLKDYKGKGFGVIHCFTYNAEYALKFVELGYFISFSGVVVFKNAQDIQEAARRIPLESILIETDAPYLSPPPHRGKRNDSSNLPFILEKMFSLRTEANHKVEETIYENSLKFIHRKAV, from the coding sequence ATGAACTATAGTTTGATAGATACTCATTGTCATTTAGACCTAATTGAGACACAGGGACAAGATATATCCGTGTCATTGGAAAAATCAAAAGCAGCCGGTGTCAAAAAGATTGTGCAAATTGGAATCAACTTAGATAGATCACAAATAGCAAAACGAATTGCAGTAGAAACTCAAACAGATATTGAATTATCCTATACGATAGGTTGTCATCCTGCGGATAATATAGATTCTCCAGAGATTGAAGAAATTTCGAACATGATCGATGAATGTCGAGAAGAAAAGAATTTTGTCGGTATCGGAGAAATCGGTTTAGATTATTTTCATAAAAACGAAACTAAAGAATCTCAATTGAAAACTTTTCATCACTTTATGGAAATGTCAGCAAAACATTCTTTACCCGTTGTAATTCATTCTAGAGATGCAGCAGAAGATACTTATCAAGTATTGAAGGACTATAAAGGAAAAGGTTTTGGAGTAATTCATTGTTTTACTTACAATGCAGAGTATGCTCTTAAATTTGTAGAACTCGGATATTTTATTTCTTTCTCGGGAGTAGTTGTTTTTAAAAATGCCCAAGATATTCAGGAAGCAGCTAGAAGAATACCACTGGAGTCAATTTTAATTGAAACGGATGCTCCTTATTTGTCGCCACCGCCCCATCGTGGAAAAAGAAATGACTCATCAAATCTTCCTTTCATTTTAGAAAAAATGTTTTCCCTTAGAACGGAAGCAAATCACAAAGTAGAAGAGACAATATACGAAAATAGTTTGAAATTTATTCACAGAAAAGCGGTGTAA
- the serS gene encoding serine--tRNA ligase, producing the protein MLDINRIQTNPDELKEMLKKRCVEDTSLVDRLNVIIQNKKKLQGEVENLRAERNKVSKEIGIIKSKGGDIQEISASMKDVGNKIKELEDALEVEENSLNDLNLNLPNFLDIEVPFGKSDEDNVETHLFGVKPEFTFTPKTHFEIGESLGIFDFEKGVKLAGGRAYTYFGRAAKLERALMNFMLDTHAADHGYEEVWVPTLVNDESMKTTGQYPKFKDEYYRLEQDNLSLIPTAEVPLTNLYRDEIIPEDKLPISVMAHTSCFRREAGSHGRDTRGLVRVHQFQKIELVKFVKPEDSESEHRKMLINAENILKKLNLHYRVLLLCSKDTSNSSSKTFDIEVWMPGLNRYMEISSVSNFKDFQARRGKIRYKSKEGKNLLLHTINGSGLAIGRTLAAIVENYQTESGDFIIPDVLKKYFLY; encoded by the coding sequence ATGTTAGATATAAATAGAATCCAAACAAATCCTGATGAACTAAAAGAAATGCTCAAAAAGAGGTGTGTAGAAGATACCTCGTTAGTTGATCGCCTAAACGTAATTATTCAAAACAAGAAAAAACTACAAGGCGAAGTAGAAAATCTTAGAGCAGAAAGAAATAAAGTAAGTAAAGAAATCGGAATCATAAAAAGCAAAGGTGGCGACATACAAGAAATATCCGCTTCCATGAAAGACGTCGGTAATAAAATTAAAGAATTAGAAGATGCATTGGAAGTAGAAGAAAATAGTCTTAATGATCTTAATTTGAATTTACCTAATTTTCTAGATATAGAAGTTCCGTTTGGAAAATCCGATGAAGATAATGTAGAAACTCATTTGTTTGGGGTTAAACCAGAATTTACCTTTACACCGAAGACTCATTTTGAAATTGGAGAGTCGCTTGGAATTTTTGACTTTGAAAAAGGTGTAAAACTTGCCGGCGGGCGGGCTTATACTTATTTTGGAAGAGCCGCCAAGTTAGAACGTGCACTCATGAATTTTATGTTGGATACTCACGCGGCAGACCACGGATACGAAGAGGTTTGGGTTCCAACTCTTGTAAATGATGAGTCAATGAAAACGACAGGGCAGTATCCTAAGTTTAAAGACGAATACTATCGATTAGAACAAGACAACTTAAGTTTGATTCCGACTGCTGAGGTTCCTCTTACAAATTTATATCGTGATGAAATTATTCCAGAAGACAAACTGCCAATTTCTGTGATGGCACATACTTCTTGTTTTAGAAGAGAAGCAGGTTCACATGGAAGGGATACGCGTGGTTTGGTTCGAGTTCATCAATTTCAAAAAATTGAACTTGTTAAATTTGTAAAACCGGAAGATTCGGAATCCGAACATAGGAAAATGTTAATCAATGCAGAGAATATTCTAAAAAAATTAAATCTCCATTATAGAGTTTTGTTGCTCTGTAGCAAAGATACTTCGAACTCTTCTTCTAAAACCTTTGACATTGAAGTGTGGATGCCAGGTCTAAATCGTTATATGGAGATTTCTTCTGTTTCTAATTTTAAAGATTTCCAAGCACGTCGTGGAAAAATTCGATACAAATCGAAAGAAGGTAAAAACTTACTTCTTCACACAATCAATGGCTCTGGACTTGCCATAGGAAGGACTCTTGCGGCTATCGTAGAAAATTATCAGACAGAATCCGGTGATTTTATAATTCCAGATGTTTTAAAAAAATACTTTTTATATTAG